A DNA window from Bradyrhizobium sp. CCBAU 53421 contains the following coding sequences:
- a CDS encoding DMT family transporter: MSAIQIVCAVAVPLLWGYQFVVIKVGVTEFPPLFFLALRFLAMALLLVPFVKAPTRQQLGPIAVISLFLGGLNFGLFYVGLGLGSGSMSAVAYQLAPPFTVLLAWPLLAERPSLVTSAGVVLAFAGVVLTAEPGRSANALPLLLVVGAAFAFAVSTVLTKRYGPFDPLMLMGWSSLLTVPQVLLMSLLLEYGQAASLATADGRGWLALAYTIFIGGIVGFGLWFWLIARCSMDRIAPFGLLVPVFALISSVMFLGDSVTPKLIVGGLLAISGVAITQMRPST, translated from the coding sequence ATGTCTGCCATCCAGATCGTCTGCGCGGTGGCCGTTCCCTTGCTCTGGGGTTACCAGTTCGTAGTCATCAAGGTCGGCGTGACGGAATTTCCGCCGCTGTTCTTCCTCGCGCTGCGCTTTTTGGCGATGGCGCTCCTGCTTGTCCCGTTCGTCAAAGCGCCGACGCGCCAACAGCTCGGCCCGATCGCAGTTATCTCGCTCTTTCTCGGCGGGCTGAACTTCGGGCTGTTTTATGTCGGACTCGGGCTTGGCTCGGGAAGCATGTCGGCCGTCGCCTATCAACTTGCGCCGCCCTTCACCGTGCTGCTGGCCTGGCCGCTGCTGGCGGAGCGGCCGTCGCTCGTCACATCTGCCGGCGTGGTGCTTGCGTTCGCCGGCGTGGTGCTGACAGCGGAGCCCGGCCGGTCGGCGAACGCCTTGCCGCTGCTGCTTGTGGTCGGAGCCGCCTTCGCATTCGCGGTGTCCACGGTCCTGACCAAACGTTACGGCCCGTTTGACCCGCTGATGTTGATGGGGTGGTCGTCGCTGCTCACCGTGCCGCAGGTGCTGCTGATGTCGCTGCTGCTTGAGTATGGACAAGCGGCGAGCCTTGCCACGGCGGATGGACGCGGCTGGCTGGCGCTGGCCTACACCATTTTTATCGGGGGGATTGTCGGGTTCGGCCTCTGGTTCTGGCTGATCGCGCGCTGCTCGATGGACCGCATCGCCCCCTTCGGCCTGCTGGTTCCGGTGTTCGCCTTGATCTCGAGCGTGATGTTCCTCGGCGACAGCGTGACGCCGAAGCTGATTGTCGGTGGACTGCTTGCAATCTCCGGCGTCGCCATCACGCAGATGAGGCCGAGCACGTAA
- a CDS encoding TetR/AcrR family transcriptional regulator translates to MQAPRGRPRSFDMDAAVERAMNVFWSRGYHATALPDLLRATRLSRGSLYAAFGDKHSLFLRALDRYIADALTRMDDELDPGRDPVDGLRAYLAGYVERACGANGRRGCLLVATAMELAGQDAEVGRRFASFFKIMEARVADAFSRAETAGKLAAGVEPSSAARILICFLWGLRVVAKTAPARSTSQATADALLDRFLR, encoded by the coding sequence CCCGTGGTCGCCCGCGAAGTTTCGACATGGACGCCGCCGTCGAGCGCGCGATGAATGTGTTCTGGTCGCGCGGCTATCATGCCACCGCGCTGCCGGACCTGCTGCGTGCGACAAGACTCTCGCGCGGCAGCCTCTACGCCGCTTTCGGCGACAAGCACTCGCTGTTCCTGCGCGCACTCGATCGCTACATTGCCGATGCCCTGACCCGGATGGATGACGAACTCGATCCAGGCAGAGATCCGGTCGATGGCCTGCGGGCCTATCTCGCCGGTTACGTCGAGCGCGCGTGCGGTGCCAATGGCCGGCGCGGCTGCCTGTTGGTGGCGACGGCGATGGAACTGGCTGGCCAGGATGCCGAAGTTGGTCGTCGCTTCGCGAGCTTCTTCAAGATCATGGAGGCCAGGGTGGCGGACGCATTTTCCCGTGCGGAGACCGCGGGCAAGTTGGCCGCTGGCGTCGAGCCGTCGAGTGCCGCCCGAATTCTGATCTGTTTCCTTTGGGGGCTGCGCGTGGTCGCCAAAACGGCTCCGGCGCGGAGCACGTCGCAAGCCACCGCCGACGCGCTGCTCGATCGCTTCCTCCGGTAA